The Carassius auratus strain Wakin unplaced genomic scaffold, ASM336829v1 scaf_tig00030031, whole genome shotgun sequence sequence gatataacttttcagtaGATATATGTTTTTGGCATACaatcagagttaggtgcttctacgaccttgttaatcagctatcatctCCCACTGgttttaggaataaaatatgaatatggttaggtttaggggtagggattgtgTAAAgactatatttttggacaataatgttgatccaggaccatgaaaagatgttgatccataaacatgtcttacttggaaaAATTACGGTGACTGCTCTCAGAACtacacagagtaaaaaaaaaaaaaaaaaagtaagtgtattcatgcacctgctgccttttgatggtgagaagTACAGACAGCCTTTGTGTAAAATGCTTGTATTTTCTTGATGgcaaagccagtttaaaaccttaaaatccttcAATGATACCCCTTTTgattattgtgtaaaaaaaaatactttgcatcagatttatgaacataatttataataaatcaaaatacaacACCAACTTCCAATAAAcaaataatcatttctaaaacttcagtacaagtcaagccctttctcgtgttgCTTCCTGCTTTTCTCACAATCAAATGACCAGCatgatggcatgcaagtgtttaatccacgtaccttgttttttttttttttagtctgtacttgtcaccaccattaaaaggcagcaggtgcataaatactcttattttgtttttgtttactccatgtagttctgagagctgaggtgtacattcaGATTTTCTTAAATACCTCAGGGTAAGTGtgcaaaggtctctctctctctttatctctctctccctttctccctctctcactctcacacacacacacacaatataatatgctattatactccatatagctccATATACAAGTCAAAAACGaagctttttttttgcacaggcctatctaaagggttattggtcccacctagtgatcaaccatatatatatatatatatattttttttttttttttttttttttttcaagactgaggttgattaatagatttatgcaaaaataaatatatatttttgtactttgtaTTTTGACAAGATAGGATTAAAATTCATAAGGAGATCTTACAGAATTCAGTTGCATTATAGGATGAACACTAACAGGGCCCgatcaataatatttaaagtgttAATATCACGGACACTTCATTAAGATTGAGTATTTTTCTCCTAAAGATGGCTCAGTATCACAGCACTCCTGCTGGAGTAATCGGTGAGTATTACTTTCATATTAAATTTGagtaacatttgttttatattatgttcctgtagctcaattggtcgAGCATTGCCATATCAAGTGCAagattgggggttcgattccccggagacacatgatatgtaaaagttgatagcctgaatgcactgtaagtcactttggataaaatgcatacatttaaattattttttttttatttaatttaaaatttaatataaatttccCTTACAAAAACAATCTGATGGGAATAATAGACCAGAGTGGACCAGAGTCAGGGGAGCAATGAAATAATGCatcttatttattattgttttatctatttattattattatttatttaatagtagcCATTCATTTTAACAAATTGCTGATAACTTACAGGTATGACAACCTACTTGTATGTGTATTCCTCATTAGACAGTCCAGTGTGGTGGCTACACATTTATATTGTAATAGATAATCAtaatcttgtttttatttgtcataATCTTTGCCATAGAAACCAATGCAGATATTCcagaaaatgaaaaaagtgtCAAGAAACAAACTGAAAGTTACTATTACACAGTGTGGAAGTCAATTGTTTAGACCAGGAATCATGAATAATCAAATTTAGAGTGACGCTGTGAACAAACAGTTTTTTGTCTCTGAAATAAATTACTATTCAGGAAAATATATGTAATAGTATTTTATGTAGATTGCATTAAACAAAGTacacattcaaatgtttttatgaatGTTTGGACTGAGTCCTCATTGCATTTACAAAGTTTTGACCAGCAGGGGACACCTTTTGGTGTTTTGAGCACTTTAAAATCATTTCAGTTTATTCAAAGTTTGAAAATCTTTGTTTTGTTGTCTGTAGTGGTTACACTATTTTTGTAGAAATTATTCTAAATCTTGATTACAGAAGTGCTAAAAGAACAAGGATACACCATAGAGAAAGAACTTAGCCGAGGGGCTTCAGGAATAGTGTTTCTGGTGAAAGACACAGAAGGAGACCCTTATGTGATCAAACAGATTAATTCCAGAGATGTAAGCATTTACCAAATATTACTCAAGTATTTCACCATAGAAGTGACAACattttcttagatttttttcttttcttattctttttcattttaggaGGAGGAGCTGGATGCAGTCAGAAAGGAAGTTGAAATCCTGGAAAATCTCAGCTTTGGTTATATTGTTACTTATGTGAATTCATTTGAAGGTTTGTTCTTCTTCTTTGTACACTTATTTTCCTTTGTTACATATCAAAAAAAAAGTGGTgatgttttgttgtgtttcttAGAAATTAAATACAACTACTAACCACAATGGAGACTGAAGAAGAAtagcaaatattatatataaataaataaacataaaaaaaaaaacatcagtataGCTGTCAGAGAATGAAGCTATTTTAACATATTATGAGTTAAACTATTCTTTGActgaatgttaatttatttagatgatgCGGGACGCATTTATATTGTGATGGAGTACTGTGAAGGAGGAGATCTTTCAAAAGTCATGGAAACACATCAAGGagaaagttattttgaagaacaaCAGGTGAGTTTCTTAGGCAGACATACATCCATACTGTACATTCCATGCTATATACTTTAAACAACCGTATCAAAACCAAAATTTGtgatacaaaacaaaacatgaatgcTACAATGCTACACCCATAAAATACAAAACCCTTGTgtggacatcacacacacacacacacacacacacacacacacacacacacacacacacacacacacacacatttgtttttgtgtaaagtgtgttcatcccataggtgtaatggtttttattctgtacaaactgtatattctatcgcccttcaccaaccctacacctaaccttaaccctcacaggaaactttgtgcatttttactttctcaaaaaaactcattctgtatgatttataagtgttttgaaaagtggggacatgggttatgtcctcataagtcaccctctccttgtaatatctgtgtcatacccatgttattatacagagttgtgtcctgatatgacaaaaaaacacaagcgcgcgcacacacacacattcaagacTCACTAATACACACACCTTTCTCCATGTGTGCAGATTCTTGACTGGCTTGTTCAGATTTGTCTGGCTCTGCGTTATATCCATGAGAAGAACATTCTTCACAGAGATATTAAACCTCAGGTATGCACTGATAAAGCTCAATAAATCATATCACAAAGTCAAATCTGTTAGACTTCTGAGATTTCTGTTTTCACTGTAGAATATCTTCCTGACTGAAGATGGTTACATCAATCTGGGAGATTTTGGATGCTCAAAAGTATTggaaaggtaaataaaaaaacagtaatgggGACTAGAGATGGATCAAAATGCTAATTATTGGCCAAAACCAAAAGTCCTGGACATTTATAGGTTTGAGTTTACATTGTGTTATCTTTGCAGAGCTGATGGATATGCTAATTCAGTTGTGGGTGCAAAGCTCTATTTCAGCCCAGAAGTTTGTCAGAGGAGATATAATTCCAAGAGGTAAGCTTGTAAGAGTGTATAAAGAGTGTATATAAACTGTTATGTTCAGGATCATAAAATGGTTTCAATTTCCTTAAGATCTTTCCATGAAGGCTATTTTAGTTGTCTAAAAATATAACAGTTACGTGTTTTAAACTCTAAAAAGGGAGTTAGTGgtgttgtaaatattatttaaacaattaaggTGAAAATGTGTATTGGTTAGGTTGTAGATCAATGCACATGTTAATACAGTTGcctgtgttgctttttttttgttaatgacaGTGAAGTCAGAAGATTGTTCCTACTTGTGCTGTTTTAACAGCATACAAGAATTTAATTCAACAACATGATTCAAAATCAGATTCCAGTGTTTTCCATCCACTCAAAATCACACACATttgagatttaaaatataaaagcagAAAGCACatttacagttgca is a genomic window containing:
- the LOC113079970 gene encoding serine/threonine-protein kinase Nek1-like isoform X2 codes for the protein MAQYHSTPAGVIEVLKEQGYTIEKELSRGASGIVFLVKDTEGDPYVIKQINSRDEEELDAVRKEVEILENLSFGYIVTYVNSFEDDAGRIYIVMEYCEGGDLSKVMETHQGESYFEEQQILDWLVQICLALRYIHEKNILHRDIKPQNIFLTEDGYINLGDFGCSKVLERADGYANSVVGAKLYFSPEVCQRRYNSKSEVRRLFLLVLF